A genome region from Engraulis encrasicolus isolate BLACKSEA-1 unplaced genomic scaffold, IST_EnEncr_1.0 scaffold_48_np1212, whole genome shotgun sequence includes the following:
- the LOC134444267 gene encoding uncharacterized protein LOC134444267, giving the protein MRAAISLLVLLLSTCGVQSYVTDTSTQDVSTELKELRDMVVDLRATLRHTRDDVKVLEAENVAVKERLVASETKVQILDKALQDNKAEMKTEVDNLKMKNAAQEAELIAVKTRLEASEAEVMNLKKENAAQEAELTAVKTRLAATETGVENVKKEIGAAPKVAFSAALRDFQEGFTDSVSNDMNLAFKRVITNVGEAYNSTTGFFTAPVRGVYYFRFTVMDRLSAHWMGIKMFKKGVRLMQLVEYDTDGKASYLSSGLTLQLEKGDVVNMVLPKGYRLFDSWNNHCTFSGFLLFPL; this is encoded by the coding sequence atgagggctgccatctcactgctggtgctgctgctctccacgTGTGGAGTCCAGAGCTATGTCACTgacacctctacccaggacgtctctactgagctgaaggaactcagagacatggtggtggaccTGAGAGCAACACTACGACATACTCGAGATGACGTGAAGGTTTTGGAGGCTGAGAATGTAGCAGTGAAAGAAAGGCTTGTGGCCAGTGAGACTAAGGTTCAGATTTTGGACAAGGCGCTACAGGACAACAAAGCAGAAATGAAGACGGAGGTGGACAATCTGAAGATGAAAAATGCAGCACAAGAGGCAGAGCTGATAGCAGTGAAGACCCGGCTGGAAGCTAGTGAAGCTGAAGTGATGAATCTGAAGAAGGAAAATGCAGCACAAGAGGCAGAGTtgacagcagtgaagaccagactggcagcCACTGAGACTGGAGTGGAGAATGTGAAGAAAGAGATCGgagcagcacccaaggtggccttctcagcagctCTGAGGGACTTTCAAGAAGGATTCACAGACTCTGTGAGTAATGACATGAACTTAGCATTCAAGAGAGTCATCACCAATGTAGGAGAGGCCTACAACAGCacaactggcttcttcacagctccagtcaggggggtctactacttcaggttcactgttatggATAGACTATCCGCCCATTGGATGGGTATCAAGATGTTTAAGAAAGGAGTGAGGCTTATGCAGCTGGTTGAGTATGACACTGATGGAAAGGCCtcctatctgtccagtggcctgactctgcagctggagaagggagatgtAGTAAACATGGTGCTGCCAAAAGGCTACAGGCTCTTTGATAGTTGGAATAACCactgcaccttcagtggcttcctgctcttccctctctga